A region from the Oceaniferula marina genome encodes:
- the map gene encoding type I methionyl aminopeptidase codes for MAKKVRIPIKSAADIRKMRVACETASEILQLCAKAVQPGKTTGEIDAYAAELMKERSCKSAFLGYRGFPGHICISRNEEVVHGIGSDTIIRPGDILKIDVGITKGGWIGDNATTVPAGDIDLETKRLLCATEQSLYEAIDHARNGTHLADLCGAVEAHVQPYGFTVVKEFVGHGVGRNLHEEPQVPNFRPPGRSPKLRPGMVLAIEPMVNAGVPGVTILSDGWTVITNDRKNSSHFEHTVLVTEGKPDILTARPREATEELLGIKMDG; via the coding sequence ATGGCTAAAAAAGTTCGTATTCCGATTAAATCTGCTGCGGATATCCGCAAGATGCGTGTTGCCTGTGAGACGGCCAGTGAGATTCTTCAGCTCTGTGCCAAGGCTGTGCAGCCTGGCAAAACCACGGGTGAGATTGACGCCTACGCGGCGGAGTTGATGAAGGAACGCTCATGTAAAAGCGCTTTTCTTGGCTATCGCGGGTTTCCCGGACATATCTGTATTTCCCGCAATGAGGAAGTGGTTCACGGCATTGGGTCCGATACGATTATCCGGCCTGGGGATATCTTGAAAATCGACGTAGGCATCACAAAAGGTGGCTGGATTGGAGACAATGCAACCACCGTTCCTGCGGGTGACATCGATTTGGAAACCAAGCGGCTTCTGTGTGCCACCGAACAATCCCTGTATGAGGCCATTGATCACGCCCGCAATGGGACACACCTCGCGGATTTGTGTGGTGCGGTGGAGGCACATGTGCAGCCTTATGGGTTTACAGTGGTCAAAGAATTTGTCGGTCATGGTGTCGGGCGAAACCTGCATGAAGAACCGCAGGTTCCGAATTTTCGTCCGCCGGGCCGTAGCCCCAAGCTGCGACCGGGCATGGTGTTGGCGATTGAGCCGATGGTGAATGCAGGGGTACCTGGAGTAACCATTCTCAGTGATGGCTGGACGGTGATTACAAATGACCGCAAGAACTCTTCTCATTTCGAACACACGGTGTTGGTAACCGAGGGGAAACCGGATATTTTGACCGCTCGTCCTCGTGAGGCGACGGAAGAACTTTTGGGAATCAAGATGGATGGCTAG